Proteins encoded within one genomic window of Thermodesulfovibrionales bacterium:
- a CDS encoding NAD(P)H-dependent oxidoreductase, producing the protein MKVLALNSSPRGGGQSKTELMMNHLVGGMREAGAEVEVVTLREKTIRNCIGCFTCWTKTPGTCIHKDDMTKDLLPKWLESDLVVYATPLYNYTINATLKAFIERILPAIKPFFEIHEGRMFHPVRGKYPPVVVLSVSGMPDEGHFNALSAHMRYVFDSPGRKLVGEIYRPGAEIMMSPFLKEKVDDVLDATAQAGRELVRSMQISTGTMARITQPLMEPQFFAGMANVMWKTCIAEGVTVKEFAEKKMVPRPDSIESFLLLFPLGLNAKAFGEKKVVLQFRFLGEVEDACYFTIETGKVGAQSGTSASPDLTVETPFEVWMDILTGKADGRQMLKEQRYKVSGDLSLMMHLFQKA; encoded by the coding sequence ATGAAGGTATTGGCACTTAATTCCAGCCCACGGGGCGGCGGCCAGAGTAAGACTGAACTGATGATGAATCACCTTGTCGGAGGCATGCGTGAAGCCGGCGCTGAGGTCGAGGTAGTGACCTTGCGTGAGAAAACTATCAGGAATTGCATAGGTTGCTTCACGTGCTGGACAAAGACTCCTGGAACATGCATCCACAAGGACGACATGACCAAAGATCTGCTCCCAAAGTGGCTGGAATCGGACCTCGTCGTCTATGCAACGCCCCTGTATAACTACACTATAAACGCAACTCTCAAGGCATTTATCGAACGTATTCTTCCTGCGATTAAACCGTTCTTTGAGATTCACGAAGGCCGGATGTTTCATCCGGTGCGTGGCAAGTACCCGCCAGTAGTCGTACTCTCCGTCTCCGGGATGCCTGACGAGGGCCACTTCAATGCTCTGTCAGCGCACATGAGGTACGTCTTCGATTCTCCCGGCCGAAAGCTTGTGGGCGAAATCTACCGACCCGGAGCCGAAATTATGATGAGTCCGTTTCTCAAAGAGAAAGTGGACGACGTACTGGACGCCACCGCGCAGGCAGGGCGAGAACTGGTCCGGTCTATGCAGATTTCCACCGGGACAATGGCGAGGATCACCCAACCCCTTATGGAACCGCAGTTCTTCGCGGGAATGGCCAACGTCATGTGGAAGACCTGCATCGCAGAAGGAGTGACCGTAAAGGAATTCGCAGAGAAGAAGATGGTTCCACGCCCGGACTCTATAGAGAGTTTTTTGCTACTTTTCCCTCTCGGGCTCAATGCTAAGGCTTTTGGCGAAAAGAAGGTGGTCCTACAGTTCAGGTTTCTTGGTGAAGTGGAGGATGCATGCTATTTCACCATCGAGACGGGGAAGGTCGGTGCTCAAAGCGGAACCTCGGCCAGTCCTGACCTCACCGTCGAGACTCCTTTCGAAGTCTGGATGGACATTTTGACAGGCAAGGCCGATGGCCGGCAAATGCTCAAGGAGCAGAGATACAAGGTGTCTGGCGACCTGTCTCTCATGATGCATCTGTTTCAAAAAGCCTGA
- a CDS encoding aldehyde dehydrogenase, protein MDAKLLYRSQSAYFMKGHTRPAEFRIRQCETLKQAVLEYEPQILAAVAKDMGRPETEAYTSEVMMIIKEVDHAVRHIRSWMKPRRVRTSLMNRPGKSYILPEPYGSALIIGPWNYPFQLLLCPLVGAIAAGNTAVLKISEIAEHSAKVISEMVNRYFEPEYIAAVQDGPEETQQLLDQEFDYIFFTGSAAVGKIIMGKAATRLTPVTLELGGKNPCIVTPETRLETAARRICWGKFFNAGQTCIAPDYILVQESIRDSLLTSLKDTLTQFYGGNIRESADYGRIINQRHFQRLLHLMEDQEVSFGGETHESELFIAPTLLQDVSPESPVMQEEIFGPLLPVLTYRSLDEAIRFVRSLPKPLALYVFSDDRATQKRILQETSSGSVNINETFSQITSTTLPFGGVGESGMGYYHGQESFRTFTHNKSVLHRAIRFDNRSKYAPYRTPLKYLKRVMRLIG, encoded by the coding sequence ATGGACGCTAAATTACTTTATCGTAGCCAGAGTGCGTACTTCATGAAGGGACATACGCGGCCCGCTGAATTCCGGATTCGGCAGTGCGAGACGTTGAAACAGGCGGTTCTGGAGTACGAGCCCCAGATTCTCGCTGCCGTCGCCAAGGACATGGGAAGACCCGAAACCGAGGCCTATACCAGCGAAGTGATGATGATCATCAAGGAGGTGGACCACGCGGTGAGGCACATTCGCTCGTGGATGAAACCTAGACGCGTGAGAACGAGTTTGATGAACCGGCCGGGCAAGAGCTACATTCTGCCTGAACCCTATGGCAGTGCTCTCATAATCGGGCCATGGAACTATCCATTCCAGTTATTGCTCTGTCCGTTAGTCGGCGCCATCGCGGCAGGCAATACCGCCGTGCTGAAGATATCAGAGATCGCAGAGCATTCCGCCAAGGTGATTTCGGAAATGGTGAACAGATACTTCGAGCCGGAATACATCGCGGCTGTGCAGGACGGTCCAGAGGAAACCCAACAGCTTCTTGATCAGGAGTTTGACTACATCTTTTTCACGGGAAGCGCGGCAGTAGGCAAGATCATCATGGGAAAGGCAGCAACCCGTCTGACTCCCGTCACACTGGAGTTAGGGGGTAAGAATCCATGTATCGTGACGCCGGAGACAAGACTCGAAACGGCGGCCAGACGTATCTGTTGGGGCAAGTTTTTCAACGCGGGGCAGACCTGTATTGCCCCAGACTACATTCTGGTGCAGGAATCCATAAGAGATTCGCTGCTCACCTCGCTCAAGGACACGCTCACGCAGTTTTACGGCGGCAATATCAGGGAATCGGCTGACTATGGAAGAATCATCAACCAACGGCACTTCCAAAGACTGCTGCACCTGATGGAGGATCAAGAGGTCTCCTTTGGCGGTGAGACCCACGAATCGGAACTCTTCATTGCACCCACCTTGTTACAGGATGTGTCCCCTGAAAGTCCTGTCATGCAGGAAGAGATCTTCGGTCCTCTCCTGCCTGTGCTGACATACAGATCATTGGATGAAGCGATCCGTTTCGTCCGTTCCTTACCGAAGCCTCTAGCACTTTATGTATTCTCTGATGACAGAGCGACCCAGAAGCGGATTCTTCAGGAAACATCCTCCGGGAGTGTCAACATTAATGAGACGTTTTCTCAAATCACTTCCACAACGTTACCGTTTGGCGGCGTAGGGGAGAGCGGCATGGGTTACTACCACGGCCAGGAAAGCTTCAGGACCTTTACCCACAATAAGAGTGTGTTGCATCGTGCCATCCGGTTTGACAACCGCTCGAAGTATGCCCCGTATCGCACACCACTCAAGTATCTCAAGCGGGTGATGCGCCTGATCGGCTAG